The DNA segment TTCGGGCGCTGCAGGATGGAGGCATAAAACTGAATATAGTTTCGATGTAGGGTAATATCATATAGTTCCAGTTGATTTTTCTTTGTTATCCATAAAAACTCCTCGCAAGAGGTCTGTACTTTCCATCGATCAAGACCAATCCCTTTTCTATTTTTCATATGCGAACGCCAGATTCTGCACGCTGCCCTCCAGCAGGATCTCATCCTTTCCCAGTGCCAGCACATGCAGCTGCTCCCCGTCAATCGTAATACGGTAGGCCTTCATCGTCACCTGTATTCTCGTTTCACTTACCAGGGTCAGCTCCCTGTAATGTTCTATCATGACCTGATTCTTATCTATGGAAAGCATACTCTCACCTCTATACAAAATACGTTTGTAGGCGGGGTTTTATGCCTGTGAATGCTATCCTCCTTCGCTTTCATTATAAAGAAAAGAGCAGTCCGAATTGTTATAATTTTGTTAAAAGTAAAGAAATTGTATAGTTTTCTTTGCTTGTATGCACTTTCATGTAAAGCTTTGGATATTCTTCTGTTCACTTTTTTGCTAACTCCTTCCTTCTGGATGAATAAAAGAAGCGACTACATGCAAAAAAAAGGATATCCGATACCGCAGCATCAAAATATCCTGTAATAAACAAATTACAATTATAAAGACAGATCCCTGCGCAGAAAGCTCTGTCTGGCAGCGATCAGACAGATAACAGCGATAAGCAGCAAGGCACCTAAACGCCCCCATGCCTGCGCCTCATTGGCAATCAGTCCCGCTGTATCAAAGAGCGTTAAAATCGTTGCATATTGCAGAATCTCCAGATCACCCTTCATATTGGCAAGCATCTGAATCAGGATAAAGACAATACCGATGCCAGCACCGGCTAATGCGGCATGCCGGTATTCATTTAACATGGAGGATGCCAGAAAGCAGATAGCAGCAAGCGCCGTCTGCAGCAGCAGACAGCCCAGATTCAAACGGAGAAAGGCAGTGATGTCCAGATCACCTGGAAACATGATGGCGCTACATACAATACCGAGCACAACGCAATATGCAATCAGCAGAAACAGGGCACTCAGCAGTACACACAGCTGGCTCAGCCATACGCGGCTTCGCTTTTCTCCACTGCATAGCAGATATGCCATACTGCCGTTATCCACCTTTTTCACAAGCAGCCGCAGCGAGAGAATGACAGAGAACAGAAACGGAAACATAATCATGATCATTCCATACAGATAGGTGGAGAAAAAGTCCACAAGCGTCGCACCAGAGCCACTCATTCCAACCGCAGCCATCATCTCGGGCATGAGCTTTTCAAACTCTGCCAGCGCAGAACCGAGTGCAGGATCAAACATCGTCAGCATAATCGTAAAATACATGGTCAGGATCGCAAGAAAGATCAAAAGCAGCTTCCATGTGTATTTCCATTCCATACGAAACAGGGTTTTATTCATGATGCTCTCCTTTCTCTCCGTAATACTGCAGGAAGATATCCTCCAGGCTTTGGGTTGCCACATTCAGATCCTGAAGCTCATAGGATGCCAAAGCATGCAGCAGGTGCATGAGATCATCACGCACATAGACATGCACACACAGCTCACTGACCTGCTTCATTTGCAGCTTTTCCTTCAAAAAGCGCTTTGTCTGGGATGGATTTGCAAAGGTGAGAATATAGGTCTTTGTCTTATTTTTCTGCAACGTGGCGGTATCTTCAATGGCAGCCATGTGTCCCTGCCGTATGATACCGATACGATCACAGGTCTTTTCCACCTCTTCAAACATATGTGAAGACATCAGAATCGTTTTTCCTCTTTTCTTCTCCTCCTGAATCAGCTCCACAAATGCATTTTGCATCAGTGGATCCAGTCCGCTGGTAGGCTCATCCAGAATCAGCACCTTGGGATCGTGCATAAAGGCAGCCACAATGCCCAGCTTCTGCTTCATTCCCTTGGACATGCGCCGTATAGAGCCAGTTGGTGTCAGCTCAAAGCGCTCCAGCAGCTCCTGTGTTCGTCCACTGCCCTTCATATTCCGGTAGCGTGCCATAAATTTCAGAAATTCATCTCCGCTCATTTCATTCAACAGATTGATTTCACCGGGAATATAGCCAAGCTCCTTCGTAATCACATCTGCCTGCTTCCAGCAATCCCTGCCAAATATACGGGCCTCTCCCTGCTTTGCCTTCAGAAAGCCAAGCAGATGTCGGATTGTCGTTGTCTTCCCTGCTCCATTTGGCCCCAGGAAGCCGAAAACCTCGCCCTCAGCGATGGAAAAGGAAATATCGAAGATTCCCCTACCCTCTCCATAATCGCGGCTGAGACGCTCTATTTCAATGATTTGCATACTATATACCTCCATTGAAACATGGATTTCTCCATCTTTCATGCTGATTATAACAGATTGACTCGTTTGCACAACCCCGGCTCAGCGTTTTTTTTGTTTTGATCAGCCAATTATTATACAGGGACACGGCACCGGCAAACAGAAGGGTGTATTGTATCATATAGCTCCACCTTCTGCTATCAGCGCAGCTTGTAAGACTCTATCTGCTCTATGCTATAGAAACACCATTTTGTATGACACGCACCCTACAGTTTATAACATTATGATTCTGAGAATCGGTATATATTTAACGTATACCCTGATGTTACATGTTCCATCCTATTCCCATGCACACAATCTATATCAGCCAATAAATAAAAAAAGAAGCCAGAGGGCCTCTTCTATTTTCCACGACGTGCTTTACGCGCAGCTTCTGACTTTAATTTACGACGAACGCCAGGTTTTACGTAAAACTCTCTTTTGCGAGCTTCAGCAAGGGTTCCATTTCTTGACACTTGACGTTTGAATCTACGTAAAGCATCATCAAGAACTTCGTTTTCTTTAAGTACTACTTTCGGCATGATTTACCCTCCCTTCTGATGCAAGCAATATTATTATACTGAAAAACATATGAAAATGCAACATAAATATGATCATTTTCTATAAATTCATACAGAAATTTTTTTAATGGATATTTTATACAAGTCTAATGTTCTTCGTCTTCCATTCCAAGACTGTATTTGCGGATACAGTGACGGGCGACGTTATGATCCCCCATCCACGGCTCCCGGCCGAATTCACGATACATGAAAACCTCATCCCCCTTGCCGAGAATCAGCACGGTGTCCTTCATATTGGCGCTTTCGATAGCCTGTCGTATTGCCGCATAGCGATCCTCGATAAAGATGTTGTTCGTATCGCTGATACCGCTTTTGATCTCATTGGCGATTTCACGGGGATCCTCATCCCGGGGATCATCCTCCGTCAGAATAATGCTGTCACAATAGCGGCTGGCGATTTCACCGAACACCTTCCGCTTTTTCGTATCGCGCTTTCCGGCAGAGCCAAACACGGCAATGATGCTGTGTCCTTCCTCGGTAATATCCTTGGCATACTCAAAAACCTTTTCCATACCATCCGGTGTATGGGCAAAATCAACAATGACATTGAACAGCTGTCCCTCATCAATTCGTTCCATGCGTCCTTCAATCTGCCGGATTTCATTCAGATACGGCAGCTGTTTGGCAATCGGAATCCCACTTTCTGCCATTGCCGCGACCGCCCCCAGAAGGTTATAGATGTTATACAGCGCAACCAGATTGGTCACGACCTCATAGTGTTCCCCATCATGTACCAGGGTAAAGCGGGAGCCTGTTTTCTCAATCCGGATATTTTCCGCCTGATAGCTCGCATGATGATCTATGCCATAGGTCACCACCCTGGCATCGGTTGCATCTGCCAGTTGATCCACATAGGCATCATCCGCATTCAAAACCGCAACCCCGTCCTTTTTCAGATTGGTGAACAGCTTTTTCTTCGCTTCAAAATAATGCTCGATCGTTCCATGAAAATCCAGATGGTCATACGTAAGGTTACTGAAAACCGCAACATCAAAATCCACGCTCTGCACGCGTCCCAGCTCCAAGCCATGGGAACTGACCTCTAGGGCTACCGCCTGCATTCCGGCATCCACCATATCCTTCATCGTTTTGTGAATAAGAATAGCATCCGGGGTCGTTAAAGACGGCGGCAGGGTCACCTCTCCATAGCTGATGGAAATTGTACCGATATAGCCGCATGGCGCAAAATGGGAATACACATCCTTGATAATGCTGGTAATGGTACTTTTCCCATTGGTTCCGGTTACACCGAACACCTTCATGTTCCGGCTCGGATGTCCATAAAACAAGGAAGCGACCCGATTCAGTGTGCGATTGACATTTTCTACCTGAATATAGGCAATCCC comes from the Erysipelotrichaceae bacterium 66202529 genome and includes:
- a CDS encoding 30S ribosomal protein S21, producing the protein MPKVVLKENEVLDDALRRFKRQVSRNGTLAEARKREFYVKPGVRRKLKSEAARKARRGK
- a CDS encoding ATP-binding cassette domain-containing protein, producing the protein MQIIEIERLSRDYGEGRGIFDISFSIAEGEVFGFLGPNGAGKTTTIRHLLGFLKAKQGEARIFGRDCWKQADVITKELGYIPGEINLLNEMSGDEFLKFMARYRNMKGSGRTQELLERFELTPTGSIRRMSKGMKQKLGIVAAFMHDPKVLILDEPTSGLDPLMQNAFVELIQEEKKRGKTILMSSHMFEEVEKTCDRIGIIRQGHMAAIEDTATLQKNKTKTYILTFANPSQTKRFLKEKLQMKQVSELCVHVYVRDDLMHLLHALASYELQDLNVATQSLEDIFLQYYGEKGEHHE
- a CDS encoding UDP-N-acetylmuramoyl-L-alanyl-D-glutamate--2,6-diaminopimelate ligase; this encodes MKLSQIFENAPDIEIAGLCIDSRCAKANDMYFCMEGMVHDGHEFIEDVIAKGAKCIVHSKPVEHMKKGIAYIQVENVNRTLNRVASLFYGHPSRNMKVFGVTGTNGKSTITSIIKDVYSHFAPCGYIGTISISYGEVTLPPSLTTPDAILIHKTMKDMVDAGMQAVALEVSSHGLELGRVQSVDFDVAVFSNLTYDHLDFHGTIEHYFEAKKKLFTNLKKDGVAVLNADDAYVDQLADATDARVVTYGIDHHASYQAENIRIEKTGSRFTLVHDGEHYEVVTNLVALYNIYNLLGAVAAMAESGIPIAKQLPYLNEIRQIEGRMERIDEGQLFNVIVDFAHTPDGMEKVFEYAKDITEEGHSIIAVFGSAGKRDTKKRKVFGEIASRYCDSIILTEDDPRDEDPREIANEIKSGISDTNNIFIEDRYAAIRQAIESANMKDTVLILGKGDEVFMYREFGREPWMGDHNVARHCIRKYSLGMEDEEH
- a CDS encoding sporulation protein yields the protein MLSIDKNQVMIEHYRELTLVSETRIQVTMKAYRITIDGEQLHVLALGKDEILLEGSVQNLAFAYEK
- a CDS encoding ABC transporter permease subunit codes for the protein MNKTLFRMEWKYTWKLLLIFLAILTMYFTIMLTMFDPALGSALAEFEKLMPEMMAAVGMSGSGATLVDFFSTYLYGMIMIMFPFLFSVILSLRLLVKKVDNGSMAYLLCSGEKRSRVWLSQLCVLLSALFLLIAYCVVLGIVCSAIMFPGDLDITAFLRLNLGCLLLQTALAAICFLASSMLNEYRHAALAGAGIGIVFILIQMLANMKGDLEILQYATILTLFDTAGLIANEAQAWGRLGALLLIAVICLIAARQSFLRRDLSL